Proteins encoded by one window of Teretinema zuelzerae:
- a CDS encoding V-type ATP synthase subunit F, with the protein MQYFVIGERELVLGFSLVGIHGAVARTREEALDAFYRATGRGTLLAGGTPSESERAKILILTEEVSSMLDEEVRDWQMGADYPLIVEIPGLHGHLSGRKTLTDSIREAIGIHV; encoded by the coding sequence TTGCAATACTTTGTCATCGGCGAACGGGAACTCGTTCTAGGCTTCTCCCTGGTCGGCATTCACGGCGCGGTCGCGAGGACGCGCGAGGAGGCGTTAGACGCGTTCTATCGGGCCACCGGCCGGGGAACTTTGCTAGCCGGAGGAACCCCCTCCGAATCTGAACGCGCGAAAATCCTCATTTTGACCGAAGAAGTCTCATCCATGCTCGATGAAGAAGTTCGGGACTGGCAAATGGGCGCCGATTATCCGCTCATCGTGGAAATTCCGGGATTGCATGGACATTTGAGCGGCCGAAAAACGCTGACGGATTCAATCCGGGAAGCAATCGGAATTCACGTGTAA
- a CDS encoding ATP synthase subunit C, with product MNRKTFASVVILGVCAAATLAASEAAAPAAAASSVAAFKYLAAAVAVGIACIAGGMAVGRIGAAAMGAMSENPELSGKALPFVGLAEGICLWGFLVALLIILL from the coding sequence ATGAATCGCAAAACTTTTGCATCCGTAGTTATTCTCGGCGTATGCGCCGCCGCAACCCTCGCCGCCTCTGAAGCGGCTGCTCCCGCCGCGGCGGCATCTTCGGTCGCGGCCTTTAAATATCTTGCGGCGGCCGTTGCTGTCGGCATCGCCTGCATCGCAGGAGGCATGGCCGTAGGACGCATCGGTGCGGCTGCAATGGGCGCCATGAGCGAAAACCCCGAGTTGTCGGGAAAGGCTCTTCCCTTCGTCGGTCTCGCCGAAGGCATCTGCCTGTGGGGCTTTCTCGTTGCCCTTCTTATTATTCTTCTCTGA
- a CDS encoding V-type ATP synthase subunit I, whose translation MFKTTKMKLIELMILRQDIDRVLEYLGKTANFQIQNETELPADSAHNPHRAMFDQLQSCRSFLKLPDVSSWSDDSSLPGDSDYASAQDILAAVEDMRRRENEAGDRQKRIRSAWDEAKAFANLKVAYSELEHLTFLSMRIGKIDPSIFEELRFSVGDRAVIVSLGADNSRILAAASKKGRFALDSELKKFGFIALEVPKDFKGVPDDVLEGLQKQSEEADRELADLSAQRDRYADAHAEQLRRLLESFSLGAQVSRIRESLEATQLVYRIMGWIAASDCSQVMRDLDNLTEGRIAIRTYEPGEVPSVKNGHEKVPVQYRHNAFVKSFERMIFSYGAPLYGTVDPTPVVAFFFTLLFGIMFGDVGQGLVFFLIGLLMISKKAKVLKNWNNFGPIFVAIGCSSMVMGLLTGEFFANSEVLRPFSRFVTGLFGEPRDHILHMMPSKDSLGKLIVFFGFTVAVGFIINSVGLIINIVNQFSLGKPAHAVFSKTGVCGAFFFWYVASFVIRVLLGGVGFSWFDIVGIAIPLIGIFFAEPFTRLFEGHRPVFENGLFSAVIEGIVEILEVVSTYISNSVSFLRVGAFALSHAVLSFIIFTMSDLVGGSLSAGGIAIGIFGNAIIIILEGLIVAIQVIRLQYYEFFSKFFTETGREFKPFRFKYTD comes from the coding sequence ATGTTTAAAACCACAAAGATGAAACTCATAGAGTTGATGATTCTCCGCCAGGATATCGACCGCGTATTGGAATATCTGGGGAAGACCGCCAACTTCCAGATTCAAAACGAGACCGAACTCCCGGCAGATTCGGCTCATAACCCTCATCGCGCCATGTTCGATCAACTTCAGTCATGCCGTTCATTTCTCAAGCTCCCCGACGTATCTTCCTGGAGCGATGATTCCTCGCTTCCCGGGGATTCAGATTACGCGTCGGCTCAGGACATCCTCGCGGCGGTGGAAGATATGCGCCGAAGAGAAAACGAAGCCGGCGACCGGCAGAAGCGCATACGTTCGGCCTGGGACGAGGCTAAAGCCTTTGCGAACCTGAAGGTTGCGTACTCGGAACTCGAACATCTTACCTTTTTATCGATGAGGATCGGAAAAATCGATCCATCTATTTTCGAAGAACTCCGGTTTTCCGTAGGCGACAGAGCCGTCATCGTGTCCCTCGGCGCGGATAATTCGCGGATTCTGGCCGCCGCTTCGAAGAAAGGCAGATTCGCGCTCGACAGCGAACTCAAAAAGTTCGGCTTCATCGCCCTGGAAGTGCCGAAAGATTTCAAAGGCGTGCCCGACGACGTGCTCGAAGGACTGCAAAAACAGTCGGAGGAGGCCGATCGCGAGCTTGCCGATCTATCCGCTCAACGAGATCGCTATGCCGATGCCCACGCGGAACAGTTGAGAAGGCTTCTTGAGTCCTTTTCTTTGGGAGCGCAGGTTTCCCGCATCAGGGAGAGCCTCGAAGCCACGCAGCTGGTATATCGTATTATGGGCTGGATCGCAGCCTCCGATTGCTCTCAGGTGATGCGCGATCTCGACAACCTCACGGAAGGCAGAATCGCTATACGCACCTACGAACCCGGCGAAGTTCCGTCCGTGAAGAACGGTCATGAAAAGGTTCCGGTGCAGTACCGGCATAACGCTTTCGTGAAAAGCTTTGAGCGCATGATTTTCAGCTACGGCGCGCCTCTGTACGGTACGGTCGATCCGACTCCCGTCGTCGCTTTTTTCTTCACCCTGCTTTTCGGAATCATGTTCGGAGACGTAGGGCAGGGGTTGGTATTCTTTTTGATCGGACTTCTCATGATTTCCAAAAAAGCGAAGGTCCTTAAAAACTGGAACAACTTCGGGCCGATTTTCGTCGCGATCGGCTGCTCCAGCATGGTTATGGGGCTTCTTACGGGAGAGTTTTTCGCAAATTCCGAGGTGCTCCGCCCGTTCAGCCGGTTCGTCACCGGATTATTCGGAGAACCGCGCGATCACATTCTTCATATGATGCCGTCGAAGGATTCGTTGGGTAAACTGATCGTGTTTTTCGGGTTCACCGTGGCCGTCGGCTTCATCATCAATTCCGTGGGCTTGATAATCAACATCGTGAACCAGTTTTCGCTCGGCAAGCCGGCCCACGCCGTGTTCAGCAAGACGGGCGTGTGCGGCGCCTTCTTCTTCTGGTACGTAGCTTCCTTCGTTATCCGCGTTCTTCTCGGCGGCGTCGGATTTTCATGGTTCGATATCGTCGGCATCGCAATTCCCCTCATAGGCATCTTTTTCGCCGAGCCTTTCACCAGGCTTTTCGAGGGGCATCGGCCTGTGTTCGAGAACGGACTTTTCTCGGCCGTGATCGAAGGAATCGTCGAAATACTGGAAGTCGTTTCAACCTATATTTCCAATTCTGTCAGCTTCCTGCGCGTCGGCGCGTTCGCCCTTTCTCATGCGGTCCTCAGCTTTATCATCTTTACAATGTCCGATCTGGTGGGCGGCTCTCTTTCCGCCGGGGGCATCGCGATAGGCATTTTCGGAAATGCGATTATAATCATTCTTGAAGGTCTTATCGTCGCCATCCAGGTGATCAGGCTGCAGTACTACGAGTTTTTCTCTAAATTTTTTACAGAAACGGGAAGGGAATTCAAGCCTTTCCGGTTCAAATATACAGATTGA